One genomic region from Salvia hispanica cultivar TCC Black 2014 chromosome 2, UniMelb_Shisp_WGS_1.0, whole genome shotgun sequence encodes:
- the LOC125206471 gene encoding peptidyl serine alpha-galactosyltransferase-like, translating into MSVLRFLCVLVAALVGGGAAAAVAGTAPYRVHTLFSVECQNYFDWQTVGLMHSFRKAGQPGPITRLLSCTEQERKNYKGMDLAPTFEVPSMSLHPKTGDWYPAINKPAGVVHWLKHSKEAENVDWVVILDADMVVRGPILPWELGARKAGQLLHIMEDIVRVARNV; encoded by the exons ATGTCAGTGCTGAGATTTCTGTGTGTGTTGGTCGCGGCGCTGGTCGGAGGCGGAGCTGCGGCGGCGGTGGCTGGGACTGCGCCGTACAGAGTTCACACGCTTTTCTCGGTGGAGTGCCAGAACTACTTCGATTGGCAGACGGTGGGGCTCATGCACAGCTTCCGCAAGGCCGGGCAGCCCGGCCCGATCACCCGGCTGCTGAGCTGCACCGAGCAAGAGAGGAAGAATTATAAGGGCATGGACTTGGCTCCCACCTTTGAGGTCCCTTCCATGAGCTTGCACCCCAAGACTGGTGATTG GTATCCGGCGATTAATAAACCAGCTGGTGTTGTCCACTGGCTTAAACATAGCAAAGAAGCAGAAAATGTTGATTGGGTGGTTATATTGGATGCTGATATGGTTGTTCGAGGTCCAATCTTACCATGGGAGCTTGGTGCTAGAAAGGCAGGCCAGTTGCTGCATATTATGG AGGACATAGTAAGAGTAGCTAGGAACGTGTGA
- the LOC125205312 gene encoding uncharacterized protein LOC125205312 isoform X8, with translation MMRAVDGAIRSVHTAVNSPRLTRISLRAPKSVEVEFDDGSAYNLSAEYLRVYSPAVDSKIRSVGGEKVIAGRRHVGIMSAEPVGNYGID, from the exons aTGATGAGAGCAGTTGACGGTGCGATTCGGAGCGTGCATACGGCGGTCAATAGCCCTCGCCTAACCAGAATCTCTCTTCGCGCTCCTAAATCG GTGGAGGTCGAATTTGATGATGGCAGTGCATATAATCTGTCGGCTGAATATTTGCGAGTATATAGCCCTGCAGTTGATAGTAAGATCAGATCAGTCGGAGGAGAAAAG GTTATAGCCGGGAGGCGTCATGTTGGGATCATGTCTGCAGAACCTGTGGGAAACTATGGG ATCGACTGA
- the LOC125205312 gene encoding uncharacterized protein LOC125205312 isoform X7, producing MMRAVDGAIRSVHTAVNSPRLTRISLRAPKSVEVEFDDGSAYNLSAEYLRVYSPAVDSKIRSVGGEKVIAGRRHVGIMSAEPVGNYGITFR from the exons aTGATGAGAGCAGTTGACGGTGCGATTCGGAGCGTGCATACGGCGGTCAATAGCCCTCGCCTAACCAGAATCTCTCTTCGCGCTCCTAAATCG GTGGAGGTCGAATTTGATGATGGCAGTGCATATAATCTGTCGGCTGAATATTTGCGAGTATATAGCCCTGCAGTTGATAGTAAGATCAGATCAGTCGGAGGAGAAAAG GTTATAGCCGGGAGGCGTCATGTTGGGATCATGTCTGCAGAACCTGTGGGAAACTATGGG ATTACTTTTCGATGA
- the LOC125205312 gene encoding uncharacterized protein LOC125205312 isoform X2 produces MMRAVDGAIRSVHTAVNSPRLTRISLRAPKSVEVEFDDGSAYNLSAEYLRVYSPAVDSKIRSVGGEKVIAGRRHVGIMSAEPVGNYGGSSHGIIFIILVATSFRS; encoded by the exons aTGATGAGAGCAGTTGACGGTGCGATTCGGAGCGTGCATACGGCGGTCAATAGCCCTCGCCTAACCAGAATCTCTCTTCGCGCTCCTAAATCG GTGGAGGTCGAATTTGATGATGGCAGTGCATATAATCTGTCGGCTGAATATTTGCGAGTATATAGCCCTGCAGTTGATAGTAAGATCAGATCAGTCGGAGGAGAAAAG GTTATAGCCGGGAGGCGTCATGTTGGGATCATGTCTGCAGAACCTGTGGGAAACTATGGG GGATCTTCACAtgggattatttttattatcttggTAGCAACAAGTTTTCGCTCATGA
- the LOC125205312 gene encoding uncharacterized protein LOC125205312 isoform X6, with product MMRAVDGAIRSVHTAVNSPRLTRISLRAPKSVEVEFDDGSAYNLSAEYLRVYSPAVDSKIRSVGGEKVIAGRRHVGIMSAEPVGNYGEKID from the exons aTGATGAGAGCAGTTGACGGTGCGATTCGGAGCGTGCATACGGCGGTCAATAGCCCTCGCCTAACCAGAATCTCTCTTCGCGCTCCTAAATCG GTGGAGGTCGAATTTGATGATGGCAGTGCATATAATCTGTCGGCTGAATATTTGCGAGTATATAGCCCTGCAGTTGATAGTAAGATCAGATCAGTCGGAGGAGAAAAG GTTATAGCCGGGAGGCGTCATGTTGGGATCATGTCTGCAGAACCTGTGGGAAACTATGGG gaGAAGATCGACTGA
- the LOC125205312 gene encoding uncharacterized protein LOC125205312 isoform X3 → MMRAVDGAIRSVHTAVNSPRLTRISLRAPKSVEVEFDDGSAYNLSAEYLRVYSPAVDSKIRSVGGEKVIAGRRHVGIMSAEPVGNYGVRDLHMGLFLLSW, encoded by the exons aTGATGAGAGCAGTTGACGGTGCGATTCGGAGCGTGCATACGGCGGTCAATAGCCCTCGCCTAACCAGAATCTCTCTTCGCGCTCCTAAATCG GTGGAGGTCGAATTTGATGATGGCAGTGCATATAATCTGTCGGCTGAATATTTGCGAGTATATAGCCCTGCAGTTGATAGTAAGATCAGATCAGTCGGAGGAGAAAAG GTTATAGCCGGGAGGCGTCATGTTGGGATCATGTCTGCAGAACCTGTGGGAAACTATGGGGTGAG GGATCTTCACAtgggattatttttattatcttggTAG
- the LOC125205312 gene encoding uncharacterized protein LOC125205312 isoform X1 — translation MMRAVDGAIRSVHTAVNSPRLTRISLRAPKSVEVEFDDGSAYNLSAEYLRVYSPAVDSKIRSVGGEKVIAGRRHVGIMSAEPVGNYGVRLLFDDLHKTGIFTWDYFYYLGSNKFSLMRNYLETIKKHGLSRDPKPRK, via the exons aTGATGAGAGCAGTTGACGGTGCGATTCGGAGCGTGCATACGGCGGTCAATAGCCCTCGCCTAACCAGAATCTCTCTTCGCGCTCCTAAATCG GTGGAGGTCGAATTTGATGATGGCAGTGCATATAATCTGTCGGCTGAATATTTGCGAGTATATAGCCCTGCAGTTGATAGTAAGATCAGATCAGTCGGAGGAGAAAAG GTTATAGCCGGGAGGCGTCATGTTGGGATCATGTCTGCAGAACCTGTGGGAAACTATGGGGTGAG ATTACTTTTCGATGACTTGCATAAAACAGGGATCTTCACAtgggattatttttattatcttggTAGCAACAAGTTTTCGCTCATGAGAAACTACCTTGAAACCATTAAGAAACACGGCCTTAGCCGTGACCCAAAACCAAGGAAGTGA
- the LOC125205312 gene encoding uncharacterized protein LOC125205312 isoform X5, which yields MMRAVDGAIRSVHTAVNSPRLTRISLRAPKSVEVEFDDGSAYNLSAEYLRVYSPAVDSKIRSVGGEKVIAGRRHVGIMSAEPVGNYGVRSTEAL from the exons aTGATGAGAGCAGTTGACGGTGCGATTCGGAGCGTGCATACGGCGGTCAATAGCCCTCGCCTAACCAGAATCTCTCTTCGCGCTCCTAAATCG GTGGAGGTCGAATTTGATGATGGCAGTGCATATAATCTGTCGGCTGAATATTTGCGAGTATATAGCCCTGCAGTTGATAGTAAGATCAGATCAGTCGGAGGAGAAAAG GTTATAGCCGGGAGGCGTCATGTTGGGATCATGTCTGCAGAACCTGTGGGAAACTATGGGGTGAG ATCGACTGAGGCCCTTTGA
- the LOC125205312 gene encoding uncharacterized protein LOC125205312 isoform X4 gives MMRAVDGAIRSVHTAVNSPRLTRISLRAPKSVEVEFDDGSAYNLSAEYLRVYSPAVDSKIRSVGGEKVIAGRRHVGIMSAEPVGNYGVRRRSTEAL, from the exons aTGATGAGAGCAGTTGACGGTGCGATTCGGAGCGTGCATACGGCGGTCAATAGCCCTCGCCTAACCAGAATCTCTCTTCGCGCTCCTAAATCG GTGGAGGTCGAATTTGATGATGGCAGTGCATATAATCTGTCGGCTGAATATTTGCGAGTATATAGCCCTGCAGTTGATAGTAAGATCAGATCAGTCGGAGGAGAAAAG GTTATAGCCGGGAGGCGTCATGTTGGGATCATGTCTGCAGAACCTGTGGGAAACTATGGGGTGAG gaGAAGATCGACTGAGGCCCTTTGA
- the LOC125205311 gene encoding peptidyl serine alpha-galactosyltransferase-like — MSVLRFLCVLVAALVGGGAAAAVAGTAPYRVHTLFSVECQKYFDWQTVGLMHSFRKAGQPGPITRLLSCTEQERKNYKGMDLAPTFEVPSMSLHPKTGDWYPAINKPAGVVHWLKHSKEAENVDWVVILDADMVVRGPILPWELGAEKGRPVAAYYGYLIGCDNILAKLHTKHPELCDKVGGLLAFHIDDLRVFAPLWLSKTEEVRADKAHWSTNITGDIFGTGWISEMYGYSFGAAEVGLRHKINDNLMIYPGYVPREGVEPILMHYGLTFNVGNWSFSKLEHHEDSIVYDCGRLFPEPPYPREVKEMESDPNKRRALFLSLECINTINEGLLLNHEKHSCPKPKWTKYLSFLKSKTFAEITQPKQLTPKTLEMMEDVHEQKQDVGEPEKPHPKIHTIFSTECTPYFDWQTLGLVHSFNQSGQPGGITRLLSCTDEDLKKYKGRDLAPTHYVPSMSRHPLTGDWYPAINKPAAVLHWINHVKTDAEYIVILDADMIMRGPITPWEFKAAKGRPVSTPYDYLIGCDNELAKIHTSHPKLCDKVGGVIIMHITDLRKFALRWLHKTEEVRADMAHWPKKFTGDIYEGGWISEMYGYSFAAAEMNLRHVISREILIYPGYIPAPGVNYRVFHYGLEFRVGNWSFDKAKWRHMDVADKCWVTFPDPPDPSTLDRSNKDSLQRDLLSIECAKSLNEALRGYYRKKCLDPNSLLPPTRETRHPPSLTTPTQKAPDLPTPDHEKAGEITTARKIGKLDKTEVTRQDSEVKNETNELSPPEETNQAFTSMRVWIMCFWAFSIIGFLVVMYVMVSNRRGQRKRGKVYKPKRRSSYTGSWERNAETS; from the exons ATGTCAGTGCTGAGATTTCTGTGTGTGTTGGTCGCGGCGCTGGTCGGAGGCGGAGCTGCGGCGGCGGTGGCTGGGACTGCGCCGTACAGAGTTCACACGCTTTTCTCGGTGGAGTGCCAGAAATACTTCGATTGGCAGACGGTGGGGCTCATGCACAGCTTCCGCAAGGCCGGGCAGCCCGGCCCGATCACCCGGCTGCTGAGCTGCACCGAGCAAGAGAGGAAGAATTATAAGGGCATGGACTTGGCTCCCACCTTTGAGGTCCCTTCCATGAGCTTGCACCCCAAGACTGGTGATTG GTATCCGGCGATTAATAAACCAGCTGGTGTTGTCCACTGGCTTAAACATAGCAAAGAAGCAGAAAATGTTGATTGGGTGGTTATATTGGATGCTGATATGGTTGTTCGAGGTCCAATCTTACCATGGGAGCTTGGTGCTGAGAAAGGCAGGCCAGTTGCTGCATATTATGG GTACTTGATTGGATGTGACAATATTCTTGCTAAGTTACACACAAAGCATCCTGAACTCTGTGACAAGGTCGGTGGGCTTTTAGCCTTTCACATTGATGATCTTCGAGTTTTTGCACCATTGTGGTTATCGAAGACTGAAGAAGTACGGGCAGATAAAGCTCACTGGTCGACCAACATCACTGGTGATATATTTGGAACAGGGTGGATCAGTGAAATGTATGGATATTCATTCGGTGCTGCAGAG GTGGGACTTCGTCACAAGATAAATGATAACTTGATGATATATCCAGGCTATGTTCCTAGAGAGGGCGTTGAGCCCATCCTTATGCACTACGGCTTAACTTTTAATGTCGGAAATTGGTCATTCAGTAAGTTAGAACATCACGAAGACAGTATTGTGTATGATTGTGGGCGTCTCTTTCCCGAACCCCCTTATCCTAGAGAG GTGAAAGAAATGGAAAGTGATCCAAACAAAAGAAGGGCTCTATTTCTTAGTTTAGAGTGTATAAATACCATTAATGAAGGTTTATTGTTGAACCATGAAAAACACAGCTGTCCAAAGCCGAAGTGGACGAAATATTTGAGTTTCTTAAAGAGCAAAACTTTCGCGGAGATAACACAACCGAAACAACTGACTCCAAAAACCCTTGAAATGATGGAGGATGTTCACGAACAGAAGCAAGACGTTGGTGAGCCGGAAAAGCCTCACCCAAAAATACATACCATTTTCTCTACAGAATGCACCCCTTACTTCGATTGGCAAACTTTGGGGCTTGTCCATAGTTTCAACCAGAGCGGCCAGCCGGGGGGAATCACGAGACTTCTAAGTTGTACAGACGAGGACTTGAAGAAATACAAGGGACGTGATCTAGCTCCCACTCATTATGTCCCGTCCATGAGCCGACATCCATTAACGGGAGACTG GTATCCGGCAATTAATAAACCAGCTGCGGTTCTGCATTGGATTAACCATGTAAAGACCGATGCAGAATACATCGTGATCCTGGATGCTGACATGATAATGAGAGGACCAATCACACCTTGGGAATTCAAGGCTGCCAAAGGCAGACCTGTTTCGACTCCCTATGA CTACCTCATTGGCTGCGACAATGAGCTTGCGAAGATCCACACGAGCCATCCTAAGCTTTGTGACAAGGTTGGAGGCGTTATCATAATGCACATAACGGATCTAAGAAAATTCGCTCTACGTTGGTTGCACAAAACGGAGGAAGTCAGAGCCGATATGGCCCATTGGCCTAAAAAATTCACCGGCGATATTTATGAAGGTGGTTGGATCAGTGAGATGTATGGTTACTCCTTTGCTGCAGCAGAG ATGAATCTACGGCATGTCATAAGCAGGGAAATCCTGATATACCCCGGATACATTCCTGCACCTGGTGTGAACTACAGAGTATTTCACTACGGCTTGGAGTTTAGGGTCGGTAACTGGAGCTTCGACAAAGCTAAATGGAGACATATGGACGTCGCTGACAAATGTTGGGTTACGTTTCCCGACCCTCCAGATCCATCAACCCTCGACCGGTCTAACAAGGATTCGTTGCAGCGTGACTTGCTTAGCATAGAGTGTGCAAAATCCTTGAACGAGGCTCTACGCGGTTATTATAGAAAGAAATGCCTCGATCCCAATTCCTTGCTCCCTCCAACACGAGAAACGCGTCATCCTCCTTCCTTGACGACTCCGACTCAGAAGGCCCCAGATCTTCCCACCCCGGATCATGAGAAGGCCGGTGAAATTACAACCGCGAGGAAGATTGGGAAACTCGATAAAACTGAGGTCACGAGGCAGGATTCGGAGGTGAAGAACGAAACTAACGAGCTGTCTCCGCCAGAAGAGACGAACCAGGCCTTCACATCCATGAGAGTCTGGATAATGTGCTTCTGGGCGTTCTCCATCATTGGTTTCTTGGTAGTGATGTATGTAATGGTCTCGAATCGAAGAGGGCAGAGGAAGCGGGGAAAAGTGTATAAGCCCAAGAGACGAAGCTCGTATACGGGATCATGGGAACGCAATGCTGAAACGTCGTAG
- the LOC125204017 gene encoding F-box/kelch-repeat protein At5g15710-like, with protein MWSNLPNDLLANIFSYLPPDSLARARAACRGWRATAELAVPRNRHPPWFLALPARSWGLTSCYAHNPIEDSWHQLDLDRGGASLPPLKPIAAIGGFILMKLASATRLQLAICNPFTAQLRALPALRVARTNPAVGVVAPPGRRSFRIYVAGGMSEAGGAYEPTVEVYDSAGAGEWRVAGEMPVEFAVRLTVWTPNESVYCGAGDGVLYWMTSARAYSVMGFDISSNRWREVGVPMADRLEFAALVRREGKVAVVGGTSGGGGRVWELGGGDRWGAVGEVPVELGMRLLGEKMNWGCVKCVGIDGMICLYKDLGSGIIVWSEGKWDWIHGCSSIPSIPIKGVLLLPDLARSPLL; from the coding sequence ATGTGGAGCAATCTCCCAAATGATCTCCTCGCCAACATCTTCTCCTACCTCCCCCCGGACTCCCTCGCCCGGGCCCGCGCCGCCTGCAGAGGCTGGCGCGCCACGGCCGAGCTGGCGGTTCCGCGGAACCGCCACCCGCCGTGGTTCCTGGCATTGCCGGCCCGCAGCTGGGGCCTCACTTCCTGCTACGCCCACAACCCGATCGAGGACAGCTGGCACCAACTGGATCTCGATCGGGGTGGCGCTAGCCTGCCGCCGCTGAAGCCGATCGCGGCCATCGGCGGCTTCATCCTCATGAAGCTCGCCTCCGCGACTCGGCTCCAGCTGGCGATCTGCAACCCCTTCACCGCCCAACTCAGAGCCCTCCCCGCCCTCCGCGTCGCCCGGACCAATCCGGCCGTCGGAGTGGTGGCGCCGCCGGGCCGCCGGAGCTTCCGAATCTACGTGGCCGGAGGGATGTCGGAGGCCGGCGGGGCCTACGAGCCGACCGTGGAGGTATACGACTccgccggcgccggcgagTGGCGGGTGGCGGGGGAGATGCCGGTGGAGTTCGCGGTGAGGCTGACGGTGTGGACGCCGAACGAGAGTGTTTACTGCGGCGCCGGCGACGGCGTGTTGTATTGGATGACGTCGGCGCGGGCGTACAGCGTGATGGGGTTTGACATTTCGTCGAACAGGTGGAGGGAGGTGGGCGTGCCGATGGCGGACAGGCTGGAGTTTGCGGCGCTGGTGCGGAGGGAGGGGAAGGTGGCGGTGGTGGGGGGGACGTCGGGAGGAGGCGGGCGGGTGTGGGAGCTGGGCGGCGGGGATCGGTGGGGGGCGGTGGGGGAGGTGCCGGTGGAATTGGGGATGAGGTTGTTGGGGGAGAAGATGAATTGGGGGTGTGTCAAGTGTGTGGGGATTGATGGGATGATTTGTTTGTATAAGGATCTTGGCTCTGGTATTATTGTTTGGAGTGAAGGGAAATGGGATTGGATTCACGGATGCTCTTCCATTCCTAGCATCCCAATCAAGGGAGTCTTGCTTCTACCCGATCTTGCAAGATCGCCATTACTATGA